The Zingiber officinale cultivar Zhangliang chromosome 2A, Zo_v1.1, whole genome shotgun sequence genomic sequence cggggcgcccggagatgactttttgaccaggatcgagatttgactcgatccgaccgttgggggataaaatttatccccccagggcgcccggaaccccttcggggcgtcccgaccagtgctataaatatagcactgatctgcacagcttATTGAactaacttgtaatcaattcattctgtgctttcaattctgttcttttcatttgtgctgtcaacgttgtaaagaggctactccgcccagaggagaatcagatagtacgcttacattccttggattagcaatcccctgattgcaaaccaagtaaaactctggtgtctgcttttctttatttagtctcttttatttatttattacaagtgttcattatatagttgaaatccgagaaaggttcgagttttattttgtagggcaattcacccctcccctcttgccgacctccaaagggaccaacattatactcattttttagattttttgtacTTAAAAATTTTGAAGGGTAATTAAGTAACGATATTTGCATGAGGAAATTGAAGCAAATGAAATTTTGCATGCAGGGAATGAAAGTAAAGTTTTTTAGACATAGGAATTacatgtaaaattaaaattatgactagagatttttttctaatttaccgTCGTATTGCTGGttaaatcaaatataatttttgttacaTTGATGATAGTATGTTATTCAGTTTTGTTATACTCATTTCAGTTTTGAAGAAGTTGCTGGTTTTTAAAGAAGTTAGTACTACTAATTGTTGTCTTGATACAAATTCTAGGATAAGCACTAGTTTGGTTACTTTACTAGAATCACATGATCTTTTTCTTTCTGAGAAAGAAAACAGGTGGAGTCTATTTCTTCACATCAGAAAAGGACTAGCAGCTCAGTCTCTCTTCATGATTTCAGCCAGTGGTGAGTTTGATTGCCATTATGCAATCCTCATCTTTCACTCGCCGGCGCCGGTTGCTAGTAAGTGAGCAGCGAGCAAGGTTCTACATCCTTCGGTGATGCATCATGACGCTGATTTGCTGGAGTGAGAGTAAAGATCATTGAGCTCAAATATGCATAGAAAAGATAGAGCCTGGTGTAATTTACTGCTTGATATATGTAGATAAGCTTTTAGCTCTAGGAAATTTAGGTCTGAAGCCATTCAGCTAGTGTATATCATGAAACAGAATCATCAAGAAATTTGTTTGTGATTATTATGTCATGCTTTAATAAATCTGtatgtgaaaaaataaataaggatataATTGTAATAGTTTCTCCTTatccttccttacaccccaatttggggtgtaaggaatttCGCTTATTCCCGAACATGTAAGGGGAAGCTttacccttctctccccttccccttcatagctcactctctcccaaacaagggtaaaaattcattttacccatgtttacctttccctcccctttactcacctcctcccaaacagagggTTAATCGTAACTATCTAAAACGATTACGGTTCATGGTTCAATATCACTGATTCACTGTTCGATTCACGGTTCACGAcggtttaaaattattatattaaaaattttaaatttatttaaaaacatatttgcacttatttaagttgcctactaTCCCGTTAGGGTATAGGGGAATTAAAACTTATGTAGTTCTTTTACAATTTTACCATTTTATATTAGGAGGCAgtgacgaatccaggaattcaagCATGGATGGATAATTTTTATACGGAACTCAATCTCCACCAGTAGAACCCCATAATACTAGGGGTTCCACCGTCGACAAGGGGGGCGACCGCCGATGCCGCCCCCCTCTAGATCTACCCCTGTTAGGAGGTGACATTGTTACTCATTTCTATTTTCCGTTCCCATTGTATTCATTTTTTCAATATAAAAATCTTTGGTTTTGTCATAAAAAGTTGTATTTCTTAGATTCTTTTATAGGCTATGGTTCAATTGGCGAGTAATGTTTAAACTTCCAATGAGTTGGGAGacagttgatcgtcgttcatttAATATGTTATCGCCGCCGCTAAATGTCTACTCCATAGTAATAGTTGACACTAgacaagttaaaatttctttgacGGTCATAGAGAGAGTGAGAAATCTTTGAGTCTTTTTGTGACAACCACTTTAGGATATCAAAAATTTCAATGTCTGTTTCACTAAAATCAAaataagtcgtaaaataattctcaagttcctgtgtggaacttgaggatcctcgtaaATACTTCATCCGTTCTgcttttataagttttaaattactactagtagttggttgtattttagaaatattaggtTGTATTCCATATTtcacataatattgattataaatattatataaataaattctaacattacaTATAATATTAATTGGATGAAGAGAATAAtcatttttaattataattaaagcgCCATAATacaaagttaatatttttttaaacttctaattaaatttaggatttaaagtaaatacaattaaataaattgtaggaataatataaaaatatttttcccatttagttatCATATTTAATATGTAAGAAGATAaaaaattcattattaatatattcatttaaaactaatattatattagaatttttttctaaaattaaataagAAATGAGATAATAAATATCGGAAAGTTGTACTTTTAAAATTCTACAAATATTACTATAAGTATTCCATTGTTTactaaaaataaacataataatatttttatattgaaatgaatcttgtaataattgatatTTTGGATTTTATAAAAATTAGTCTCATtctattaattttacaaaacttaCTTTATTGTTACATTATAGATAGATGAATACaccaataaataataaattacagTCTTAATTGGTTTGATatgtttttctaaaatttttaatatatatcttgaacacataaatttaaaacatgatatAGACAATGAATATACAAAAATTAACTACCAATAACAAGTCAGAtaaattttaattcttgtatACAAGCGGATTAGCATTATttaataatattgaaaatattgtATTAGTTAAttcatatttttctaaaattaaacataataattgcgCGATGTTATTAGTATATGATTCATTAAAAACTCTATAAACTAACAATATTTTTTTTGAGGTTCCAATAGTTATCGATCAAATGACAAGTCATATTCATATATGAATATATTTGGCAATAATCACTCCGGAACATAAAaacaactttattatttaatttactatatttattaattaaatttttttctttattttactaTTTCTTTTATTGTACGAGTAATTATAggcctaggaacacgtttagcatatgtattaagagattctttaaaaAAAGTATTCAAATGTTCATTTAAatacaaactaaaagaaaaatgttatatgaaaataaatttagctaataattttcttaatttattattagaatataaaaataaatcaaaatcggtactaccgctagttgaaaaaaaaaattagataattgtgtttgagaatgaTCGAGTCCTTCATTTCTATGTGTCATTTCGGTGACCCATAGACGCCGCCAACTTAGAATTTATTGGAAGCATTATAGTGCCTATATTTTGCAcacaattttcaaaatgattagtgaaaatagaaaatttgagagAAGAAATTTCCTGAACATTAAAAGTAATTACATCGGTACTTCCTTATGTTTCGGATGTCGGAATTGAAAGACTCTCAATTTCattatcggtggattgaatgttgaggTTCTTATGTGGATTCACTATTTCCTTTATCCTCTGAAATTGAGATAATAAattttcagggccttctttcatTGTAGTTGGAAACGAAAATGCGTAGAAAATAGAAACTTGGAGTCGAAAATGTTTAGAGAATATAAAGTTTaaaatgcaagtaaagaaaatGCGTATGAAAATTATGAAATACACTCTCTATTTAAAGAGTTTGGATAGTAACATATATTAAATTATAGTCataaataaaaaatcaattaaaataattttaactgttaaaaaaaatctaaaaaatcatCTCTACCCTTCCTCAACAATTAGGAACCGTCGGTTAATTGACAGTTCTAACGGTTAGGAAATACTGATTCCAACAActacaaaacaaaaaaataaaaatcgatGATTCATCGAATTTGAAGGCTTAGAATCTGAATCGACCCTGCATCTTATCGGGCAGGTTCCGATTAGACCTGACAACCTAGGTCAACAGACAATTAACACGTTGATCCTGCTATGAGCCCGGATCAAATCCGAGTCTAGGTCCAGGCAGGATTCTGCCCGAGGTCAAGTTAAGTTTAACCCACAATTTCCTTTGGATGGGGTGGAAATTTTCCAACTCCACACCGCCTCGGTCTTGGGAGTCGCCCGTTTGACACACTTTGCTTGAGCGAAATATTACGTAGGTGTGGAAataatttatctattttttttaatacattTGTCCTTTTATAATCAATTACACAGAATGACTAGACTGCGTACCAATTATCATTGGCAAATGGGCAGGCAGAGATAGTGGGCCCCAGTTTCTGTAGTGCAGTTAGTGGCTGTTCACGGTGCTCCGTGATCGCTATCACGCAGCTGAATCTTCAAGGCGCGCAGGTTCGTTTCTTGGCGCCAATTCCTACTTTTCCCGCCAAAATCTGCCCCATTATTTCCCTTTGTCACCTCCGAGCAccgaagaagagagagagagagagagcgctcGCTCGCCTGTAATCGAAAGAAGCGAGATGGATGCCTTCGGAGGATTCTTCGTGGACGAGAAGGCGGTGCGGGTGGAGAATATCTTCCTTGAGTTTCTCAAGAGGTATTTCGATGTCATATTTTTCTTGGTTTTTTTCTCCCTTTCAATTTGGGCTTCCGTTTGATTTGGTCGATGTCTGTTCTACGCCCTCCCCAAGATTCAAGCTTGATACCAACGCGGTGGATCCCTATTATGAGGCGGAGATTGAGGCCATGCGCCACAAGGAATCGACCACAATGTACGTGGATTTCTCCCATGTCATGCGCTTCAACGATGTCCTTCAGAAAGCTATCTCAGAGGAATACCTCAGGTAGGCCATCGTCTGACGCCCCTTCCTATTGATCCTGACTACACAAATCGATAAAGTCGTGACTTTGGCCAGATTCGAGCCCTATCTAAGAAATGCTTGTAAGAGATTCGTAACGGAGCATAAATCGAGCGAGAATAGACAACCCATCATAACTGATGACAATCCTAATCGTGATATAAATGTTGCTTTCTACAACATTCCGCTGTTAAAGAGGTATTGTATGTTCTTAAGTTTCGTTCTCTCGTTAATTTGATGCATTGACTTGTATATTTTAGTCCAAGAGATGTTTTTTCCTCTGCACTCCACATGATTGATGAAAATGCACACAATTAGGTTAAGGGAACTGACGACGTCAGAGATTGGGAGGTTGACTTCTGTAATGGGAGTCGTAACTCGGACGAGCGAGGTCCGGCCTGAGCTCCTGCAGGGAACCTTTAAGTGCCTCGAATGTGGAGGAGTCATTAAGAATGTAGAACAGCAGTACAAGTACACTGAGGTGAGGGCTACTCGTTTTTATCTTGCTTGAATGCCATTCCAATATTCTTTTGCTGCAATTTCATTTCCATTCTCTCTCTTTTAGTCATTTTATGATGAAAGATGCTTTTGTTAAACACAATTTTGATTGCTATTCTATATAGCCTATTATATGCATGAATGCTACATGTGCATCGCGGAATAATTGGGCGTTGCTTCGGCAAGAGAGCAAGTTCACAGATTGGCAGAGGGTAAGAATGCAGGAGACTTCTAATGAAATACCTGCCGGGTCTCTTCCTCGTTCCTTGGATGTTATTCTGCGGCATGAGATTGTTGAGAAGGCAAGGGCTGGAGACACGTAAGCTTATCCGCAAACTTTAGTCTGATGCATTGCAAATAGAAATGTGGTCATCTTTTAGTTATCCTTGTTCTTGGTGTTTCCAGTGTTATCTTCACAGGCTCTTTGGTTGCTGTGCCGGATGTAATGGCGTTGACCTCACCCGGTGAAAGAGCAGAATGCAGGCGTGAAGCTCCTCAGCGTCAGAACATAACTAGTGGTCATGGAGGTGTCAAAGGTCTTAAATCTTTGGGCGTGAGGGATCTGTCATATCGccttgctttcattgcaaactcaGTGCAGGTTAAAATCCGTTCTGAGCCTTTGAAAATTGTTTGCTCCTATGTTCTCATTTATCCAAGCATTGCTAAAATGCATTTCATGCTCGCTTTGTTGTTTAGATAGCGGATGGTAGAGGGGATGGAGACATTAGAGACAGGAAGATGGACATTGATGATAGTGATAAACAGGAGTTCACAGTAAGTTTCTTGTTTTAAGTAACTATTAGCTTATGAAGTTTCCCATGTTGAGTATGTGTTACATGAATGATGATGATATGTTCACGCAACAATGAAATAACCATTTTCATACATTGCTTGCTACTTGAATATGATTTTGTTACTCAAGTTTTCCTTCCATTGCTTCCAAATTTTGTGTAGTCTAACGTTTTACTTGCTACCTTGCCAATAAAAAAAGCATGAATATTGATTTTTCATTCTTAATAAAAGTAATTGAAGATGACGGTGTCATTCTCATCTATTTGACTTACAGTCAGCCTTTTCTAACAATGGTATATGTTGTagccagaagaagaagaagaggtgatGCAGATGAGGGACACCCCTGATTTTTTCAATAAATTAGTTGATAGCATATGCCCCACAGTTTTTGGCCATCAAGAAATAAAGCGAGCCGTTCTTCTTATGCTAGTAGGCGGCGTTCACAAGTTAACCCATGAAGGAATTAACCTTAGAGGTGATATCAATGTCTGCATAGTAGGAGATCCGAGCTGTGCAAAGTCTCAGTTTCTGAAGTATGCTCTAACTTttgcttatttttattaaattgaatttgcaatggaaaatatttatttttccgATCCATTTATAGTTTGAAAGCTTAATTCGCATATTCTCAACTAAACAGGTACACTGTTGGTCTCGTATCCCGATCTGTTTATACATCTGGCAAATCCTCTTCGGCTGCTGGTCTAACGGCAACAGTGGCGAAGGAGCCCGAGACTGGGGAATTCTGTATTGAGGTATTAATGGTTTTACTCTTTAAATAATTGGCATTGCCGCATTGTGGGGCAGATCTCTAGCTGTTACATTTAGTGAAGTACTCTTTCAATAAACAGAAAAAGTTCAATTGGACTAGTTTTTAGTATCTGGAATATCTTGTTCAGGGATACACTGAGAATTTTTGATCAATATTTCTTGAAATTGTAAATCatgattgaattttgaattactgGTTGGCTGGTGGTTCTGACTAATATTTGTGAAACATCAATTGGAATTTAATGAGCAGGAATTTAAGTATAAAATTTGGAAGAGTCAATTCTTTGATTCTTTCTATTGTCCTGCATCAGTTGAAGTCCTACATTGAACAACTGATGTTGATAATGGAAATAAAAATTGTCAAAGATCAATTTGCTGATACTTGACATCGCTCAATCTCATTATTTCTAATCATTTGCTTTCAAAtgatctctcttttccttttgcagGCTGGAGCTTTAATGCTTGCAGACAATGGTATATGCTGCATAGATGAATTTGATAAAATGGACATCAAGGACCAGGTAGATCTTTTCCAGTTCCTATATTTGTATGGCTTTCTAAATATTTGAAGCACTAACTTGAGTACACTCAAGGTTGCTATACATGAAGCAATGGAGCAGCAGACTATAAGCATCACAAAAGCAGGCATACAAGCTACACTAAATGCAAGAACATCAATTTTGGCAGCAGCAAATCCAGCTGGAGGGCGGTATGACAAGTCAAAACCTCTCAAGGTGAATTTCTCTTTTTGAAATTCTGAAATTTTGTTCGAAATGTTGGTACAGTTGGTAGTTTGTTTGTTACCTTGCTAGGATGGTAATTTATCCAGTCATGTTGGTTCGACATTATATCTACGACTCAAGACTTTTTCATCTTTTCTTATCTCAAATAATGAAAACTAATATTTGTATTCATATCGACTTTTCAGTATAATGTGGCTCTTCCTCCTGCTATTCTCTCACGTTTTGATCTGGTGTACATAATGATTGATGATCCAGACGAGAACACAGATTATCACATTGCCCATCACATTGTGAGAGTTCGTCAGAGGCGTGAGGATGCGCTTGCTCCTGCATTCACGACTGCACAGTTGAAGCGATATATAGCTTATGCCAAGTCTATAAAACCTCAGGTTCATGAACTTAAAGTGTTACCTTTGTATCGCAAAAGTGAGCATCATCATTTGATTCTTAAGTGGGCTATCTGAATGCAGCTTAGTTCAGAAGCAAGAAAGGTACTCGTACAATCATATGTAGCACTGCGGAGAGGTGATAGTACACCTGGAACCAGAGTTGCTTACCGAATGACAGTTAGGCAGCTCGAGGCATTGATCAGGCTTTCTGAAGCCATTGCTAGGAGCCATTTGGAGAAAGTGGTAAGCATTTATCCATGGTGTATCAAACTAACTTTCTCTGTCAACTAATGCAAAGTTGCTAACTCTTTCTTCTAAAGCAACAAAGGCACTATGTGATAATAATCTAATTTGGTAAGATAATATATGTTTTATGTTCGTAGGTTCTTCCAGCCCATGTTCGCATGGCAGTAAAACTACTAAAAACATCCATCATCAGGCAAGTTCTTTTTTCAGATATACAAAAACAATGCTTTAGtttctttatgttttttttttaaataaatcaatGCATATGCAGTGTTGAATCGAGTGAGATTGATCTTTCTGATTTTCAAGAGAATGAAGATAGTACTCCAGAGAGAGTTCCTGACCAAGATGCTAATCTGCCAGCGCCTGAAGAGAATATTCAAGCACCTGACAAAGAAGGTAATATGTCCTGTAATTCAATTAGCAAGAGAATTTATCTCAGTTAACTGGATGAATGACAAGCAGGTCACGAACAACAATCTGACAGTCATCAGAAAAAGAAACTTGTTATCACCGAGGAGCATTTTCAGAGAGTTACTCAAGCTCTTATTATGTGCTTACGACAGCATGAGGAATCAGTTTCCCGGGAAGGTAAAATTGCTTAATATTAGCATTCAAACTCTTGTTTTGTTTGTAGGATCAAGATGTTAAGCCTAGAATCATTCCTGTTAGCCTATAATTTAGTTACAAAAACAGTCCACTGTTCCTATTttcgatttctgaaatttcatttctcaacacgtttcacaaaaaaatttattatttttgagaAAGACCTGAAATCCTTTGCACAAGACAAATTTAATTATACAATGATTTAAAAAAGCTGACTACAAAAGGCTCAGAGCCCTCACTCAGATGCATGGAAGAATGATGACTATCCTGAGTGGTTATAGAATGAAATGTGAGGTAATTTCTGCATTGTAAACTGATGGATAATTTGTGACTGTTATGAGATCCATTTTCCAGAATCCGACTGTTCGATTGCATATGGGGATCAGAGTGACTTTCAATAGATACTTAGTTCGATCACCTAGAGAACTATATGCATTCCTTGAAAATGTAAACTCGATGGCGACTAATCCTCCTACTTGTAAACTTGGCCTTGCAGGAAGTGGTTTAGCAGGAATGAAGCAAGGAGATCTAATTATATGGTATGTAGAGCGGCAGAATGCTCAAGGTGCTTATGAGAACACTGACGAGGTGCGTGAGGAGGTTAAGTGCATCAAAGCCATAATTGAGGTAAAGCCAGACATTATAGGAGGTTTCAGTTTGCTCCTTACTCCTAAGTTGACTTAGTTCTCAATTCTATACAATAAAAAATACTCAATGTTACCCTAATGGTTGGGAAGAGTTTCAGAGATGTTCTTTCCATGTCATGCAGAGATTGATACAAAGGGAAGGTCATCTGATTGTCATTGATGATGGAGAAGCAGCAGCTTCTGCTGAGGGTGATGGGCAAGCAAAAAGATCATCAAGTGAGAATCGAATTATAGCAGTGGCACCAAATTATGTTATTGATTAGAAACCGACACTG encodes the following:
- the LOC122040867 gene encoding DNA replication licensing factor MCM6-like, with the translated sequence MDAFGGFFVDEKAVRVENIFLEFLKRFKLDTNAVDPYYEAEIEAMRHKESTTMYVDFSHVMRFNDVLQKAISEEYLRFEPYLRNACKRFVTEHKSSENRQPIITDDNPNRDINVAFYNIPLLKRLRELTTSEIGRLTSVMGVVTRTSEVRPELLQGTFKCLECGGVIKNVEQQYKYTEPIICMNATCASRNNWALLRQESKFTDWQRVRMQETSNEIPAGSLPRSLDVILRHEIVEKARAGDTVIFTGSLVAVPDVMALTSPGERAECRREAPQRQNITSGHGGVKGLKSLGVRDLSYRLAFIANSVQIADGRGDGDIRDRKMDIDDSDKQEFTPEEEEEVMQMRDTPDFFNKLVDSICPTVFGHQEIKRAVLLMLVGGVHKLTHEGINLRGDINVCIVGDPSCAKSQFLKYTVGLVSRSVYTSGKSSSAAGLTATVAKEPETGEFCIEAGALMLADNGICCIDEFDKMDIKDQVAIHEAMEQQTISITKAGIQATLNARTSILAAANPAGGRYDKSKPLKYNVALPPAILSRFDLVYIMIDDPDENTDYHIAHHIVRVRQRREDALAPAFTTAQLKRYIAYAKSIKPQLSSEARKVLVQSYVALRRGDSTPGTRVAYRMTVRQLEALIRLSEAIARSHLEKVVLPAHVRMAVKLLKTSIISVESSEIDLSDFQENEDSTPERVPDQDANLPAPEENIQAPDKEGHEQQSDSHQKKKLVITEEHFQRVTQALIMCLRQHEESVSREGSGLAGMKQGDLIIWYVERQNAQGAYENTDEVREEVKCIKAIIERLIQREGHLIVIDDGEAAASAEGDGQAKRSSSENRIIAVAPNYVID